In one window of Tachypleus tridentatus isolate NWPU-2018 chromosome 2, ASM421037v1, whole genome shotgun sequence DNA:
- the LOC143245166 gene encoding uncharacterized protein LOC143245166: MQFHTLFPVSRRRFLAWFFCVIFLAVGYLVYMRNIDYSEKIGKQIAVQTSVNEVLSPYLIDTPGCRIPRLDPFDSSVKSLIHKVSNKYSCEKEQFFIDIKSNAKLEVNINFFRKNYNLSFDEINCFYKPIFREPGHRNLNTDNQFKIGKSKNLTFGVPLQEEFIVVQCFNKTQFFHEEYIALTPVLKNVEENCKRKENSFSNGDSLNVIIIGIDSISKLNFIRHFRKTHRYLRSVLKAFELKGYNKVGDNTFYNLTPLLTGFFANQYWNKTKKYMFFDHLNFIWKEYSARGYRTLFAEDMPKYALFNYNRRGFLHPPTDYYYRPFSLAVVRSAMLKKNKKKCSHSGLEMQFVFNYVKQFTSTMDDKKYFLFAFAASLTHDVLNYAGYADSPSYDLLQFLHNSGTLNKTIMIFFSDHGIRFGKIRKTLLGQIEERMPFVFLTIPKWFQKKHSLITKNLRTNEGRLTTPFDLHATLVHLLKFIGNNDETLRETVSSEKGISLFDEIPIDRTCADAFISSHWCVCSNQRNISLQEPIIASAANVLVDTLNDWLKDYSDKCAKLKLEKILNARVSTNTNKYVFQGNVNYLVTVRTSPSEALFEGTVTLNKNTNNLTVVDDVSRINIYGNQSSCILDTHLKKFCFCV, from the coding sequence ATGCAATTTCACACTTTGTTCCCCGTAAGCAGAAGAAGATTTTTGGCATGGTTCTTCTGTGTTATTTTTCTCGCTGTTGGGTATTTAGTGTACATGAGAAATATAGACTATTCTgaaaaaattggaaaacaaataGCTGTGCAGACTTCAGTAAATGAAGTGTTATCTCCGTACCTGATTGACACTCCTGGTTGTAGAATCCCCAGGTTGGATCCATTTGATTCATCAGTAAAGTCCCTAATCCACAAAGTGTCAAATAAATATTCTTGTGAAAAAGAACAGTTTTTTATAGATATTAAAAGCAACGCTAAGCTAGAGGTAAATATAAACTTCTTTCGAAAAAATTACAATTTGTCTTTTGATGAAATTAACTGTTTCTATAAACCAATTTTTCGGGAGCCTGGACATCGTAATCTAAACACAGACAATCAATTTAAAATTGGAAAGAGTAAAAACTTGACTTTTGGTGTGCCTCTGCAAGAGGAATTTATCGTTGTACAGTGCTTTAATAAAACCCAGTTTTTCCATGAAGAATACATTGCACTGACACCAGTCTTAAAAAATGTTGAAGAAAACTgcaaaaggaaagaaaatagCTTTTCAAATGGTGATTCtctaaatgttataataattggAATTGATTCAATTtcgaaattaaattttattcGTCACTTCAGAAAAACACACAGGTACCTTCGAAGTGTATTAAAAGCCTTTGAACTTAAAGGGTACAACAAAGTTGGAGACAATACCTTCTATAACCTTACCCCACTTCTTACCGGGTTTTTTGCCAACCAGTActggaataaaactaaaaaatatatgttttttgacCACTTAAATTTTATCTGGAAGGAATATTCTGCAAGAGGTTATCGAACACTGTTTGCTGAAGATATGCCAAAGTACGCTTTATTTAACTACAATAGAAGGGGGTTTCTGCATCCTCCTACAGATTATTACTATCGGCCGTTTTCCCTTGCTGTTGTGAGATCCgccatgttaaaaaaaaacaaaaaaaaatgcagtCATTCAGGGTTAGAAATGCAATTTGTATTCAACTACGTCAAACAATTTACATCGACTATGGAcgataaaaaatatttccttttcgCATTTGCTGCTAGCCTCACccatgatgtcctgaactatgcaGGATATGCCGATTCTCCATCATATGATCTTCTTCAGTTTCTACACAACAGTGGCACACTTAACAAAACCATAATGATATTTTTCAGCGATCATGGTATAAGGTTTGGCAAAATAAGAAAAACTCTTCTCGGCCAGATTGAAGAAAGAATGCCGTTTGTCTTTCTTACTATCCCTAAATGGTTCCAAAAAAAACATTCCCTAATAACAAAAAACCTAAGGACTAATGAAGGAAGACTTACCACCCCATTTGATCTTCATGCGACCCTGGTTCATCTTTTGAAGTTTATTGGAAACAATGACGAAACTTTACGAGAAACTGTTTCTTCCGAGAAAGGCATCAGCTTATTTGACGAAATCCCAATCGACCGCACGTGTGCTGATGCTTTCATTTCATCTCATTGGTGTGTATGCAGTAACCAAAGAAACATTTCTCTACAAGAACCAATTATTGCTTCAGCTGCCAACGTTCTTGTTGATACTTTAAATGACTGGTTGAAAGACTATTCAGATAAATGCGCAAAACTAAAACTTGAAAAGATTCTCAATGCTCGCGTTTCCACAAATACGAATAAGTATGTGTTCCAAGGCAATGTAAATTACTTAGTGACTGTGAGGACGTCTCCTAGTGAAGCACTTTTCGAAGGGACCGTTACGCTTAATAAAAATACGAACAATTTGACCGTTGTTGATGACGTCAGTCGGATTAATATATATGGAAATCAGTCTTCGTGCATTTTAGATACACATTTAAAAAAGTTTTGCTTTTGTGTCTAA